A genomic segment from Candidatus Cloacimonadota bacterium encodes:
- a CDS encoding methyltransferase domain-containing protein, whose protein sequence is MKTCQVSYKNKIPVELPFGKTIHQFKNGHSITSDTAFLVEKVLENNSDKNLKVLELGSGNGIISIMLAHNRPSWNITGIEIQKKLVNLALENSKSAEVQIKFINADLKEDTFPPQNFDLIVSNPPYFPKKAGNVSPNKEKAISTHEILCTMEDVFRSVKYNLKKEGKAYLIYPLT, encoded by the coding sequence AACTTGTCAGGTTTCCTATAAAAACAAAATTCCCGTAGAATTACCTTTTGGAAAAACCATCCATCAATTTAAAAACGGCCATTCCATAACTTCCGATACAGCTTTTTTAGTTGAAAAAGTTTTAGAGAATAATTCCGATAAAAATCTAAAGGTTCTCGAATTGGGAAGCGGAAATGGAATTATCTCTATAATGCTCGCTCATAATCGTCCTTCCTGGAATATTACCGGAATCGAGATCCAGAAAAAATTAGTAAATCTTGCTCTTGAAAACTCAAAATCAGCCGAAGTTCAAATAAAGTTCATAAATGCAGATCTGAAAGAGGATACTTTTCCTCCTCAAAATTTTGATCTGATAGTTTCCAATCCACCCTATTTCCCAAAAAAAGCAGGCAATGTAAGTCCAAACAAAGAAAAAGCGATTTCCACCCATGAAATCTTATGTACTATGGAAGATGTTTTCCGATCAGTGAAATATAATTTAAAAAAAGAAGGGAAAGCATATCTCATCTATCCTCTTACC